From the genome of Streptomyces sp. V2I9:
CCATCCGGCCGTCGTACGCGACCATCGAGCCGTTCTTCGCCTTGACGGCGTCGCCGGTCAGATCGACGGCGAGCGTCTTGCTGCCTTGGAGTCGGAACATCGCCACGCCACGACGGTAGCCCTCCGCCCGGCCTCCGGGCCAGATCCCACCGAACGGGTACGCCCCTCACGCTCCCCTGATGCGCACCCGGACCGGCCCTGATATGCGCCGCCGCGGACGGGCGCCCCTCCCGGAGGCCCCCGGCTCCGGAAGCCTCCCGGCGCGATGCCACAATGGGGGACGGCTTGTGCGTGCGTTCACAAGCCCACGCGACCCCTCTCACCGAAGGTGCCCCTGTGGACATCAAGACCGCCTCCGCCCTGCACCGGCTGCGCCTCATCTCGATTCCCGAGGCGCTGTCCTTCCCCGCCCTGATCCTCTTCGGCTCGGTCCTCAGCCGCGTCTCGGACATCGACTTCCTGATGATGCCGCTCGGCATGATCCACGGTGCGCTCTTCGTGATCTACGCGGTGTTCCTGCTGGACGTCTGGGTGAAGGCGAAGTGGCCGCTGGGGCGCGTCGCGCTGTTCTTCGTCCTCGCGGTCATCCCCTTCGGCGGGCTCTACGGCGACAAGCTCCTCAAGAAGTACGAGGCCGACGGCGTCATCGCCGCCCGCGCCCGCCGCGAGGGCACGGTCAGCGCATGATCGTCGCGTTCTCCGTCTCGCCGCTCGGCGTCGGCGAGGACGTCGGGGAGTACGTCGCCGACGCCGTGCGGGTCGTCCGCGAGTCCGGGCTCCCGAATCGCACCGACGCCATGTTCACCTCCGTCGAGGGCGAGTGGGACGAGGTCATGGACGTCGTCAAGCGCGCCGTGGCCGCCGTCGAGGCCCGCGCCGGGCGTGTCTCCCTGGTGCTCAAGGCCGACATCCGGCCCGGCGTCACCGACGGACTGACCTCGAAGGTCGAGACCGTGGAGCGGTATCTCGCCACCTGACGGCCCGTCCGCGCGGGCCCTCCCGCGTTCACCCGAAAAGCCCCCGGCGCCACACGGCCGGGGGCTTTCGCGGCGCCGGGCCGAAAACCGCTCACTCGGACCTGCCGAGTCGACACGCCGTTAGCTGTCCCCTTCTGTAGGGATATCAACCCGTTCGACAGTGGGAGGCACGGTGCGGTCGGAGGGCTACGACTACGACACCTACAGCCGGCTCGCGGGACCGCTCACGGAGCCGGACCCGACCGGGTACCGGGTGCGGTACAGGAGCCTGCTCTCGACGGAGAAGCACCGAATAAGAGCCGTCCTGCTGATGACCCTCGCGCCGCTCCTCACCGGCGCCCTCCTGCTGTACCTGGTCTGGCCCACGCACTGGACCGAGCGGGAGAACGGGGAACGCTGGCTGGTCGCCGCCGACACCGTGATGCTGGTGTCGATCGCGCTGATCGAACTGTTCATGCTGGTCAACGTGGTCTCCATCGCGCACGCCACGCTCGTCGCGCGGGACCCGGTCCCCGTGACGCCCGAGCCCGGCACCCGCGTCGCCTTCCTGACCACGTACGTCCCCGGCAAGGAACCGCTCTCCATGGTCCGCGCCACCCTCAAGGGAGCCGTGCGGCTCGCGCACGACGGGCCGCTGGACGTCTGGCTGCTCGACGAGGGCGACGACCCCGGAGCCCGGATGCTCTGCGCCGAACTGGGCGTCCACCACTTCACCCGGCGCGGGGTCCCCGAGTGGAACCGCGAGAAGGGCGCCCACAAGGCGAAGACCAAGCACGGCAACTACAACGCCTGGATCGCCCTGCACGGCGACGACTACGACTTCTTCGCCTCCGTCGACACCGACCACGTGCCCATGCCCAACTTCCTGGAGCGGATGATGGGCTACTTCCGCGACCCGGACGTCGCCTTCGTCGTCGGACCGCAGGTCTACGGCAACTACGACTCGGCCGTCACCAAGGCCGCCGAGTCGCAGCAGTTCCTCTTCCACGCCCTGATCCAGCGCGCGGGCAACCGCTACGGC
Proteins encoded in this window:
- a CDS encoding DUF3817 domain-containing protein; this translates as MDIKTASALHRLRLISIPEALSFPALILFGSVLSRVSDIDFLMMPLGMIHGALFVIYAVFLLDVWVKAKWPLGRVALFFVLAVIPFGGLYGDKLLKKYEADGVIAARARREGTVSA
- a CDS encoding MTH1187 family thiamine-binding protein is translated as MIVAFSVSPLGVGEDVGEYVADAVRVVRESGLPNRTDAMFTSVEGEWDEVMDVVKRAVAAVEARAGRVSLVLKADIRPGVTDGLTSKVETVERYLAT